CATCCCGAAAGCCGGCCCCATTGCACCGAGTGTTTTAAACACCTTTTGGCCGGTCTGATGGCGCTGTTTCATGAAGCCGATTTCGGTTTTCAGGATAGAACGTACCAGGTTGGGGGCTGTCCCATCCACCACGAGGCGAATACCTTTGGCCAGGAAAGGATCTTCGATTTCCTCTTTTTCCAGGGCGATAATACTCTCTTTACGGGCCTTGACGGCTAGGTCCACCACCCTGGCAATGACTTCCTCGGGTGTTTGTTTGGGGCTGAAAAAGGCTTTCAGGGCAATTTTGATCGAGCCGATTACCCGGTCCAGGGGAAAGGCAATGAGCATGGCGGCAACGGAACCGCCGATAACCACCAGCACTGAGGGGATATCAACAAACGCCCCCAGACCGCTGCCCATCATGATCGCGGCAATAATCAGTCCAGTGCCGGCTGCAATGCCGATAATGGTTGCAATATCCATTGATTATGTTTTTCCCAGCTTCAATTCCTGATTTTCTTCATAATAAAAAACGCCGCTATATAGTGAATCGCATTTTATGGTTGAATCTTTAATGGTAATTGCAACGCCTGGGAAAAGGGTGTCAAAAGCGTAGAGTCGGGAGCTGTTGTTCACCTCCTTTTCCAGTTTTATCTTTTCTTCGAGGGGGTGCAGCCTGGCATGCAGCAACAGCAGCTGTTCATCCACATAGGCTCTCTTGGCCGTCAGGAGTTCGCGCTCTTCATCGAGTCGGAGCTCCTCTTTTCTCGATGCCTGATCATGGTCCTCCTGGAGGTAGAGGTGAATTTCATTGAGTCGTTCCTCCACCTCTTGTCGTTCTGCCTCTTTTGCCTCCAGGTCTGCAAGGAGCAGCTTTCGCTCTTCCATCAGGAAGGGGTTGATCCCCAGGATGATGGTTGTCGGAGTTGCCCATTTGGCGCCGATAACTTTTGCAAAAACACTGTTTTTTGCCTGACAGGAACCACCCACCAGCACCCCTGGTTCATGGAGAAAAACAATGCTGCCACCAGCCGACAGCTGGCTATGCAGGGCTGATTTTTCAATAAAAATATCACCCTTGGCCCGCAGGGCAGAATTTTCAACATATTTTACGGCAATGGTTCCGCCGCAATAAACCTCCCCTGCTTTGCAGGCGATAATACCACCCCTGACGATGAGATGTTCATCAACCTCGATGTGGGCGCCTTCGATGCTGCCTTCAACCACCAACTGTCTGGCTTTGACGCTGAATCCGGCAAAAACAGAGCCTTTAACGATAATGGTGCCGATAAAGGTGAGGTTGCCGGTTTTGAAGTTGACATCACCATCAATAACCAGGGTTTCCCGGACTTCGATCCGGTTGTTGTCAATCCGGACATACCCGTTGCTGGTGCTGATAATGATCTGGGGATCATCCGCCGGGATGATCACATTATCGCCAAGCAGAACAGCAGGATCTTCAACCACAAAAAACTGCCGGTTGCCGTCCTCTCCCAATTCAGGAATTGTCTGGTCGTCAAGGGGTCTGATGCGGGCAAGCACTTGGCTGGCAACCACATTTTCAATCAGGTTCTGCTCGTAATGGTTGACCTGATTCTGTTCCTCGCGGTCTTTTTTGGCTTTGGTTTCATGGGTATAGAGGGTTACCTGATAGCTCATCACATGCCTTGCGAGACTGTCAGTGCTTCGACAGCATCGGCCTCCTGATTGTAAACGGTAAAAATGGTTTCAAGTTTGGTGATATGGAAGATGTCCCTGATTTTATCCGAAAGACAGCAAAAAACAACAAAACAATTATTTTTGTTCAAAGAGGTGAAGGCGGATACCAGGGCGCCCAGGCCGGAGCTGTCGATATAGCTGAGCTGCTGGAAATTAAAAATAACCTGTTTTTTGGTTTCAGGCCTGATCTTTATCATAGCTTCCTGAAACATCGCACTTTCATGCACTGTCAACTCGCCGGCCAGGCGAACAACCGAGACGTTCTGATCATGGCAATGCTCGATTTTCATACAATACTGCACTCCTTTTCCTGCTCCTGAAAAATGCTGCGTTCTGGTGCCACAATTTGCCAACAGTAGCTTATTCGGCAAAAAACACTTGACATTTAATTGTATACTATATACTTCAGAATCGGTATTATTAGGAAAAACAAGAGTCCTTTTTTTCCTTTTTCTCCACATTGTATCATCCGAGCGTTCCAGAGGTGTTAAAGACCTGATTGCAGGTGCTTTTGGGTGCCCGGTGGTGTGCCTGAAAATGGCGGTATTCTAATTGATCTTTTGCCCTTGAGATAGAATCATTGATGAAAAGTAATATATCCGAAATTATTGCCAGCCATAAAACGCTGAGGGAAAAGATTGCTGAGTTGCTGCGCGAGGCGATTATTCAGCAGAAAATCAAACCGGGAGAACGGGTTACCGAGCTTGAAATTGCCTCCCGCTTTGGGCTCAGTAGAACGCCCATTCGAGAGGCCTTTCGCCAGTTGGAGTCGGAAGGCTTTCTCACCATCATTCCCCGGAAGGGGGCTATGGTTGCCTCCCTGGAGGAAAAGGATATCCGGGATTTTTATGAAATCAAGGCAGTTCTTGAGGGGTACGCCGCCCGGATTGCCGCTGAGCATATTTCTGATGATGAGATTGCCAAGCTTGAGCGCTTGAACGCTAAAATTAGGGAATGTGCCGATCGTCAGGATGTTGCCGGCATGACCAGGGTCCATAATGAGTTTCACCAGCTGATCCTGGAAATTTGCGGCAACCAGAAAATCATGACCATTGTTTCCGGTCTGGTGCGCCAGTTCCTGCGGTTCAGATTTTTCGTTTCGGCCAGCTCCCAGCTCGACAAGCTGCTGGCCGATCATGAAAACATTATTGCCGCTTTCAAAGCCCACGACGGCAGCTCGGCGGAAAAGTATATCATGGAAAACGCCAAACTTGGTGAAGATGTGTTGCTCAAGGAGTTTCTGGCCAACGGGGCCGGTCGGGCGTAAAGGCAGCCTGTAGCGTTGGTTTAGATAATCGTAAGGAGACAGCTGCTTGTCAGCTGGCAATTGTTTCGTTGATGATTGACCGCAGTGGCGGTTGGATGGTATGTTTACAAAGCCGCTAGCAGAAGGTATGAGCCATGAAAATTGATGTATTGGAAAGCAGCATTGCAGATCATCAGCCCTTACCGGATAAAATCGCCAATTTTATCCGTGAAGCAATAATTGTCGGCAAACTGAAGCCCGGCGAGAAGATTTCCGAGGCCAAGCTGGCCGAAGAGCTGTGCATCAGCCGCACCCCTATTCGGGAAGCGATCAGAATGCTGGAAAGCGAGGGCTTTGTCTCCATCATTCCCCGCCGGGGGACGGTGGTCAGCGAGTTTACCTTTGAGGACTTGTTTGAATGTTTTCAGATCAAGGCCTGCCTGGAAGCGTTCTCCGCTTTTCTGGCTGAGCCGGAGATGACCGAGCGGGATATCAATCGTCTGCGGCGCCTGAATGAGGAGGAAAAAGCAGCTATCGCCAATCAGGATTTTGTCAAGTTCATGCGTATCCATGAGGAGTTTCACCTTACTTTCCTCAACAAGAGCGGCAACGTCAAACTGAACAAACTTAACAGTCAGATGATGACCCATATTAAACGACTCCAAGGTTTCTTTATCCAGCAGCCTGAAATTTTTTCCCATTGTGCCAACACCCATGTCCAGATTATTGATGCCTTTTCCCGGCATGACGGGCAGCGGGTGCGCCAACTGGTAGAGGACAATATCCTCCATATTGCCGCCCAGGTTCGTCAACACCATAATGGCACCAAGGAGCATGGCTAAGACCGAGCTTCTGGCACCGGCCGGCAACTGGGAGAAGTTGAAGATTGCGGTGGCCTACGGGGCCGATGCGGTCTATTTCGGTGGCGAGGATTTCAGCCTCCGTCGCCATGCCGGCAACTTTCCCAACGATCAGCTGTCGGCAGTCATCGACTACTGTCGGCGGCGCCACGTCAAAGCCTACCTCACCGTTAATTGTTTTGCCCACGCTGGTGAGCTTGAATCGCTGGCTGATTTCCTTTTATCCCTCCGGACCCATCCTCCTGACGGCCTGATTGTTGCTGATCCCGGCGTCCTCAGCCTCTGCCGGCGAACCCTGCCTGACATTCCTCTCCATCTCAGCACCCAGGCCAACACTACCAACGAAGAAGCGGTGCGTTTCTGGGGGCAGCAGGGCGTCTCTCGGATCAATCTGGCCCGTGAGCTGTCCCTTGCCGATATCGGTCGGATTCACCAGGCGGCCCCCGACGTGGAGCTGGAAGTTTTTGTTCACGGGGCTATGTGCATGGCCTATTCCGGCCGTTGTCTGCTCAGCGCGGTGCTGGCCGGCCGTTCGGCAAACCGGGGTGATTGCGCCCATCCCTGCCGCTGGCGCTACGCGGTGATGGAGGAGAGCAGGCCGGGGGAGTATTTTCCTTTTGAAGAAGATGAACGGGGCACCTACCTCTTTAATTCCCGGGACCTGTGCCTGCTGGACTATCTGCCGGGCCTGGTGAACGCCGGCGTGGAGGCGGTGAAGATCGAGGGGCGGATGAAAAGCGCCTACTACGTCGCCGTCACCACCCGGGTCTACCGCCGGGCCTTGGATCTGATTGCGGCGGGGGACTCCATACCAATCTCGGTTTTGGCTCAAATGAAGCAGGAACTTACCAAAGTCAGCCATCGGGGGTATACCAAGGGGTTCATTGATGGCCTGTTGGAAAAAAATGCCCAGCGTATTGAAGATTCTTCCTATGATCGTCGATATCAGTATGTAGCATTGGTGGAAAAGGTTGAAGGAGCATCGCCAGCGGGACAGAAAGCCCGGCTTTCCCTGGCGGTGAAGGATCGGCTTCAGGTCGGTGAAGTTTTAGAAGTGCTGACCCCCGAGGGCGAGGATTTTACGGCCACGGTTGAGACGCTGGCAGATGACCGGGGCGGCACCATGGCCCTTGTCCATCCAGGCCAGTCTGTCCGGGCCCGCTGTGTGGGGGGCGTTTTTCATCCCAACCAGATTTTTCGTCGTCCGGTCTAAGCTAACGTTGCAGGAAATGGGCTGCGGTTTATCAAGGACAGCATAAGGAATTAAAGGGAGAAGATTATGACGGCAACAATGAAAAATTTTGCCCTGGTGGGTGCTGCAGGCTATATTGCCCCACGCCACATGAAAGCCATCTACGCCACCGGCAACCGGCTGGTTTCGGCCACCGATCCTTCGGATGCGGTGGGCATTCTGGACAGCTCTTCCTATGACATCTCCTTTTTTACCGAGTTTGAGCGCTTCGATCGCCACGCCGAGAAACTGCGCCGCCTGGGGGATGATGAGAAGATTCACTATGTTAGCATCTGTTCCCCCAACTATCTCCACGACGCCCATATCCGCTTTGCCCTGCGCATCGGCGCTGACGCCATCTGTGAAAAGCCGCTGGTGTTGAATCCCTGGAACCTTGACGCCCTGGCGGAGTTGGAGCGGGAGTATGAAAAGCGCATCTTTACGGTTCTGCAACTGCGCTACCATCCGGCCATTCAAGCCCTGCGGGAACAGGTGAGCAAAGACTCCCGCAAGGAAAAGCATACCATTGACTTGAGCTACGTTACTTCACGGGGCAAATGGTACCTGCGATCCTGGAAAGGTGACATTCATAAATCGGGCGGGGTGGCGACCAATATTGGAGTGCATTTTTTTGATATGCTAATCTGGATTTTCGGTCAGGTGCATTACAAGGAATTGCATTTTGCCGATGAGAAAAAAATGGCCGGCTACCTGGAACTGGAGAAAGCCAATGTCCGCTGGTTCCTCTCCGTGGACAATGATGATGTCCCGCCATCAGCAAAAGCTGCCGGCAACAATACGTTTCGTTCCATCACTGTTGACGGCGAGGAGGTCGAGTTTTCCGGTGGTTTTACCGATCTCCATACGGTTGTCTATGAACATATCCTTGCCGGTCACGGCTATGGCATTGAAGATGCCCGTCCTTCCATTAACCTGGTGTATGAATTGCGGAATGCGACACCTCTGAACTCTTCTGCTGACAGAAGACATCCGCTGCTGAAGAGCTGAGTCTGATCAATTGAGGAGAGATAGAGATGGATTATTTTGTTCATGAATCATCCTATGTTGATCCTGGAGCGATAATCGGCAAGGGGACCAAGATCTGGCACTTTTCCCATGTCCTTGCGGGTGCTGTCATTGGTGAACACTGCAGTTTTGGCCAGAATGTCTGCATCGCCGGCGGCGTGGTGATCGGCAGCAACGTCAAGGTGCAGAATAATGTCTCGATTTACGAGGGAACAACCATCGAAGATGATGTCTTCCTCGGTCCGTCCTGTGTGCTTACCAATGTCACCAACCCCCGTTCACAGGTGGTTAGGCGCTCACTCTATGAAAAGACGCTCATCAGGCGTGGGGCCTCCATTGGTGCCAACGCCACCATTGTCTGCGGGATAACTGTCGGCTACTACGCCTTTGTTGCCGCCGGGGCGGTGGTGGCCAGAGATGTGCCGGACTACGCTCTCATGGTTGGCAGTCCGGCCCGCCAGGACGGCTGGATGAGCCGCCATGGCCACCGGCTGAAAAATCCAGATGCCCAAGGGATTATGGTCTGTCCGGAAAGCGGCCTGCGCTATCGGGAGGTGAGCCAAGGGCTGGTTAGTCTTGATTTAAATGAAGATATGCCTTTGCCAGAATCTCTGAGCGTTGGGTCGATAACCTATGATGAGTTGAAAAAGAAAACCTAGTTTGCTGATCTGAGATGACATTGAAGCAGAAGAGCCCCTTGGTTGCAACCAAGGGGCTCTTCTGTCGTGGGTATAATAATGTCCGTAAATTCGGTGTTGGTTTTACTGGCCTAAAATTATCAGGCCAACTTGTTCAGCATTATGCCTTAATTCGCTATCTATTGATTGTTCCTCGGCAACCAGGAGCTTAATACCCTCGGTGTTTTTACTCACGTAGCGGATGTTGGCGGTGTTGCCACCGTTGCATGTCTGCATGTCAGCTAAGACAACCGGGACGTTGTTGAAGTGCTGACTAAACAGGGCAGTCTGTTGTTCATCAGTAATACCGGCTGTTGTTCGTGTGACTTCAAATGCCAAGCCATCAATTACCCCTTGGGATGGCTCCCAAGCGATATAAGCGACGGTTTCTGCAGCATGAACTTGGTAGTTTCTTTCCTGTTCCTGCATACAGTACTGGAAGCCGGCTTCATTGACTTCCTGAGTGCGTCCGGTTACGGCATCGGTTTCGTTTTCTGTGACAATCGAGGTTGCCAGTACAGGAGTCTGCTGGAAAAGCTGACCGAACGTCATTGTCCCGAATACATCGGTATTGTTGGTTGTAAAGGTGCCGGCTTCAAAGCGGGTGCCGTCATCAAGGATATAGCAGCCTTGTTCCATGACCACATAGCTTACCTGTTCGAACTTGTGGTTGCCGTTAAGGTATTCCCATTCCTGGACTCTTATGTCACAGCCAGTATTGTCAAGGTTGCGGATCCTGACGACTGCTGGCTCTTTACCGTTGTAGCTCAGGGGGTTGGCAATGATAACCGGGTTAGTAAAGGTTTTGCTAAATTCAATGCGGGTCCATTCATGGTTGATAGACACTTCCCCGGTTTCAATCTGGAACTGCGGTGTTGCCGGTTTTGATGCAGGGTCACCGGGATCTGTTCCTTGGGAGGCCTCAATACCATCAGGGATGCCATCATTATCACTGTCAGGATCAAGAATGTTGGGCAGACCGTCAGAATCAAGGTCCAGATTCCACTCATCACCCCACAGCTGCAGCTCTTGATCATCGGTCAGGCCATCACCATCAGAATCAGCCAGCAGAGGATCGGTGCCATAGAGAGTCAACTCAGCCAAATCGGTTATGCCGTCATTGTCAGAATCGGCATCCTCATTAATGGCGCTGAATGCCAGATAGCCAACCGTTTCCAGTGCATGGTCCACTTCCCTATCATAGGATTGCTCTTCAATTATAATAAGGTCTATATGATCGGTATCTTTATCGAGCCAGTGGATATTTGCCGGGTCGGTATCATTGGTTGATTGTAAACTTGCCAGAACCACAGGAGTGTTGATGAAAGATTGATCGAAATACACCGTTTGTGCTTCGCTTGCTATTCCTTCTTCGGTTCTTGCAATGTCGAAAGCTATCCCATCAATGCTTCCCTGTGATGGTTCCCAAGCCAAATAAGCAATTGTTTCAACAGCATGTTCCTGGCCGCTGTTTTCCTGCTCCTGCATGCAGTATTGAAATGATTCAGTTGAGATGGCTTGCAACCGGCCAGTTACCGCACTGGAACCATTTTCCGTTATGATCGAGGTGGTGATGACAGGAACTTGCTGAAATGGCTGATCGAAGCTGACCGTCCCGAAGGTCCCGGTATCATCAGTGGCAAAACTGTTGGCTTCCAGCCGGGTGCCGTCATCAAGGATATAGCTGCCCCGTTCCATAACCAGGTAGCTCACGGATTCTACTTTATTGTGGAGTTCATTCAGGTAATCCCATTCCTGTACCCGGATTTCAAAGCCATTGCCATCAACATTGCGGATCCTTGCTGTTGTGGGATCCCCACCGATGCAGCTCAATGGGTTGGCAACTACAACAGGATCTACAAAAGGCTGCTGAAAGTCAACCCGCACCCATTCATGGTTCAGGGAAACCTCACCAATTTCCATTTTGAAATCTGGTTGCGGAATTAGTATCTGAATCTCTTCAGAAAAGTCACTTTCATTATGGTAAACATCGTAAGCGGTCAATGCAATACGATACGTAACGCCCGTTTCAAGACCGACAAACGTGTACTGAGGTTGGTTGCCCACATTGATGACGTTCTGGTAGTCGCCTGAACTATTGGTGTCATAGTAAAGGTTGTAGCCGGCAAGGTCAGCCTCACTGTTTGGCAGCCAGGAGAGGGAGATGCTTGCTGCGCCAGCAGTGAGCGAAAACAGGAAAACCATGGCGGCAATAATCAGTAGGGAGAAGAGAGAGGTGTGTAACTGCTGGATGCTGTCGTTTTGTTTGAAAAAGTTATGGCTCATTCCAAGCATTAACCGTTGTTTTCTGATGGTTGATTGATCATTGTTTTTCATTTCAGCACCCCTCATTTCTCTTTGGGGGGCATCTACAGGTCATCAACACGATGCTGTATCTGCCCGGCAACCCTGCTACCTTATTCTCTGCTTTTTTGCGAGAACGTAGGCCAGTGGCTTTGCGTCACACCCTTTCGAATGTTTTGCCTTTTTCAGACATGTGAATGAACTGGTTGTTGATTGCTGCCTATGGTAGAAAGCAATTTCAATGCCAGGAAAATTTATTTTCTTTAACATGCTGATTTTACATGTTTTTTCTGCTAAGTTCCTTTTTATGCCGGTTTTGCGGTAAAATACTTAATGTCAGTGTCTTACAATAAAAACCAGAGCGGAGCCGTTGATTACTGTTTTGTAAACAAGTGTTTATGCTTTGATTATAAGCAGTTGCAGTGCTTTAAAAAACAGGTCAGGCATGGCCAGATTAGATCCTACGATGCATCCCGCGCCTATATCTCTTGAAAGACAGTGTAAGGAAACAGCTACGCAAAGAGATGTCCATCACCTGTTATTGTTAGGTTCGGCAGCCCGAAGCGTAATTGTAATAAAAACTTTTACATGTACTATCAAGAAAGAAAGGGGAGGCTTTTGGTCTCGCTGAAAACCGGTGTCTATTACAGGTCTGACAGGACTTGTGGGGACAAAGGATAGGTGAATGTTCTTAGCTTTGGCGGTGGGTCGCGACGGCTAAAACTTTTGTTACTGCTGTAACAATATCGCTAAGGTCAGCTTTCTGCAGGGTGGGATGAACCGGAAACATCATGCTGGTTTCCCCTAGGGAGTGTGCGGTGGTAAATGATTTTACCGGCTGTAGTCCTTTGGCCCTGCAGGCTTTTTCCCGGTAGATCTCGGGGCAGATGCCGCTGCTGCAGGTAATTCCCTCGGCATTAACAGCTTCAAGAATGTGGTCCCTGTTCCAGCTTGGCAGAAGAGCTTCCGGTTTCAGAAAAATATAGTATTTATAATAGGCATGGTATTCATTGTCTGCTGGTATCGTTGTTCTCAGTGCTTGAACTGCAGAAAATTGTTGGTTGAGAAACAGGGCATTCCGGCGTCTTGTGTTAACCCAGTCCGTCAGCTGCCGCAGCTGTCTGCGACCAATGGTGGCCTGGATTTCCGTCAACCGCCAATTGGTGCCGAATTCATCATGGAGCCAGCGGAAGTGGGCCGTGGTGTTTCTCTGGTTGCGGGCGGCAAGGGATTTGCCATGATCCTTGAAAGACCAGGCCCGCTCCCATATATGGTGATTGTTGGTGACCAGCATCCCCCCTTCGCCACCGGTGGTCATAATTTTATCCTGGCAGAAGGAAAAGGCGGCGACATCACCTAAAGAGCCAACCGGCTTACTGTTATAGCTGCTTCCGTGAGCTTGAGCGCAGTCTTCAATCAGGAGAAGTTTGTGGTCGCCGGCCAATTTGGCAAGAGGTACCATATCGCACGGCCAACCAGCCAGGTGAACGGCGATAATTGCCTTGGTTTTTTCTGTTATATGAGGGCCAACAGTGTCCTGAGTTATGTTCTGGCTGACCGGGTCGATATCGGCAAAAACCGGACGTGCGCCTCTCATGACGACAGCACTGGCGGTGGCGATAAAGGTCCGACAGGGGACGATGACCTCGTCTCCCGGGCCTATTCCTGCCGCATAGAGAGCCAGTTCCAAGGCAACGGTGCCATTGGCCACCGCTACGCCGTAGCGGCAGCCGACAGATGAGGCAAATTCCTGCTCGAAAAGCTCTCCCTGGTTGCCGGTCCAGTAGTTGACCTTTCCTGATCGTAGGATATCGGCGGCTGCAGTAATCTCGGATTCTGAAAAAACCGGCCATGGGGGTAAGGGTATTGTGCGTACGGGCTGGCCGCCATCAATAGCCAATCTATTTTTGTTGTTCGTCATAGTGTGTTTTCTGTTTTAATCGTCGGTCGTCGCCGGAACGAGATCTTGGTTATGGTCGGTTACCGTGGTTCCTGCTTTGATCAGCCGGTGACTGCCGATAGTCATGCCTGGAATGATCGTGGCGCCGGCCCCCACCGTTGTTCCTGTTCCAATAGTTACCGAGCCGCACAGGGTTGCCCCGGGGGCAATGTGTACGCCATCAGCGATGTGGCAGTCATGATCAACCGTAGCCCCCGTATTAATAATAACATGACTGCCGATTTTGCTGTCGGCATTGATTACTGTCCCGGCCATGATAACGGTACCCGCACCAATTTCCACCCCATTGCCCAACTGGGCAGATGGATGGATGGCGGTCGCCGCCTGCAAACCACGATTGGTCAGGAAGTTGCTAGCCGCAAGACGCTGCTGGTTGTCGCCAATGGCAACAATGAATTTTTTGGGCCGCGTTTCCTCCGGTTGATTTTCCAGGTCCTCTCTGCCCCCAATGATCAAATAGCCGCAAAAGAATGTTTCTTTGCGTGATGGGCAGTCATCAAGCAGAAATGCGATCTGGTATCTGTTCTGGCGTTCGAGCAGATCAATGACCACCTTGGCGTGGCCGCCGCAGCCAACGACGAATAGAGATTCTTTTTCCTGCATTGAATCAAGGGGGCTCATTTGTTGCCGCTGAATTTTTTCATGGTTGCTTCGCCTTCCTGGGAAATTCCCTCCTGGGTAAAAACTTTCAATAGTGTCTGTCCGAGAATCCTGCAGTCCAGCCACAGGGACCAATTGTCGATATACCAGGTGTCAAGCTTGAAGCGTTCGTCCCAGTTGACCGTATTACGGCCATTGACTTGCGCCCAGCCGGTAATGCCCGGCTTCATTTCGTGTCGACGAGCCTGTTCAGGCGAGTATAGCCCAAGGTATTCCATCAACAGCGGTCTTGGCCCCACCAGGCTCATTTCTCCTTTGAGGACGTTGAGAAGTTCCGGCAATTCATCGAGACTGAATCGGCGAAGAAATTGACCTAAAGGAGTCAGCCGCTGCTCATCAGGAAGCAGGTCCCCGTGAATATCCTTTGCATCAACCATGGTGCGGAACTTATAAATCATAAAAAGTTTGCCGCCTTGGCCGGGACGCTGCTGTTTGTAAAAAACCGGCAATCCGAGTTTGACGGCAATTGCTAATCCTGTCAAGAGCATAATGGGCAGGCTGCACAGCAGGCAGGGAACCACCACCATAAGGTCGAAAATCCGCTTTGCCAACAGGGCACGTGAACGATTAGCTGAGGACATCGAGAAGCCGCTTTTCCAACAGATCTCCCAGGTGGGAGATGTCATGGTTTTTTTCGATGTACTTGCGGCCCAGCTGACCCATCGCCCAGCGTTCGTCACCCGACAGGGATGCCAGTTTGACAATGGCATTGGCCATTGCCTGAGCATCTTCTGCTGGAACCACGAAACCCGCACCAGTTTCAGCCACCGGGTTGTGCGGCGTCTGGCCGCCGAAGATGATAGGCCGGCCCATGGCGAGGTAGTCATAGAGCTTATTGAGGCTCATGCCGAACCGGTAAAGATCGG
This genomic window from Candidatus Anaeroferrophillus wilburensis contains:
- a CDS encoding MotA/TolQ/ExbB proton channel family protein yields the protein MDIATIIGIAAGTGLIIAAIMMGSGLGAFVDIPSVLVVIGGSVAAMLIAFPLDRVIGSIKIALKAFFSPKQTPEEVIARVVDLAVKARKESIIALEKEEIEDPFLAKGIRLVVDGTAPNLVRSILKTEIGFMKQRHQTGQKVFKTLGAMGPAFGMIGTLIGLVQMLQKLDDPGSIGPAMAVALLTTFYGAILANLIAIPIAEKLGGKSSEEVLMMEVVIEGVLSILEGDNPIIVRSKLEAFLSPKLRQTGVDPIVWTA
- a CDS encoding DUF342 domain-containing protein; translated protein: MSYQVTLYTHETKAKKDREEQNQVNHYEQNLIENVVASQVLARIRPLDDQTIPELGEDGNRQFFVVEDPAVLLGDNVIIPADDPQIIISTSNGYVRIDNNRIEVRETLVIDGDVNFKTGNLTFIGTIIVKGSVFAGFSVKARQLVVEGSIEGAHIEVDEHLIVRGGIIACKAGEVYCGGTIAVKYVENSALRAKGDIFIEKSALHSQLSAGGSIVFLHEPGVLVGGSCQAKNSVFAKVIGAKWATPTTIILGINPFLMEERKLLLADLEAKEAERQEVEERLNEIHLYLQEDHDQASRKEELRLDEERELLTAKRAYVDEQLLLLHARLHPLEEKIKLEKEVNNSSRLYAFDTLFPGVAITIKDSTIKCDSLYSGVFYYEENQELKLGKT
- a CDS encoding STAS domain-containing protein: MKIEHCHDQNVSVVRLAGELTVHESAMFQEAMIKIRPETKKQVIFNFQQLSYIDSSGLGALVSAFTSLNKNNCFVVFCCLSDKIRDIFHITKLETIFTVYNQEADAVEALTVSQGM
- a CDS encoding GntR family transcriptional regulator, encoding MKSNISEIIASHKTLREKIAELLREAIIQQKIKPGERVTELEIASRFGLSRTPIREAFRQLESEGFLTIIPRKGAMVASLEEKDIRDFYEIKAVLEGYAARIAAEHISDDEIAKLERLNAKIRECADRQDVAGMTRVHNEFHQLILEICGNQKIMTIVSGLVRQFLRFRFFVSASSQLDKLLADHENIIAAFKAHDGSSAEKYIMENAKLGEDVLLKEFLANGAGRA
- a CDS encoding GntR family transcriptional regulator — translated: MKIDVLESSIADHQPLPDKIANFIREAIIVGKLKPGEKISEAKLAEELCISRTPIREAIRMLESEGFVSIIPRRGTVVSEFTFEDLFECFQIKACLEAFSAFLAEPEMTERDINRLRRLNEEEKAAIANQDFVKFMRIHEEFHLTFLNKSGNVKLNKLNSQMMTHIKRLQGFFIQQPEIFSHCANTHVQIIDAFSRHDGQRVRQLVEDNILHIAAQVRQHHNGTKEHG
- a CDS encoding U32 family peptidase, which translates into the protein MAKTELLAPAGNWEKLKIAVAYGADAVYFGGEDFSLRRHAGNFPNDQLSAVIDYCRRRHVKAYLTVNCFAHAGELESLADFLLSLRTHPPDGLIVADPGVLSLCRRTLPDIPLHLSTQANTTNEEAVRFWGQQGVSRINLARELSLADIGRIHQAAPDVELEVFVHGAMCMAYSGRCLLSAVLAGRSANRGDCAHPCRWRYAVMEESRPGEYFPFEEDERGTYLFNSRDLCLLDYLPGLVNAGVEAVKIEGRMKSAYYVAVTTRVYRRALDLIAAGDSIPISVLAQMKQELTKVSHRGYTKGFIDGLLEKNAQRIEDSSYDRRYQYVALVEKVEGASPAGQKARLSLAVKDRLQVGEVLEVLTPEGEDFTATVETLADDRGGTMALVHPGQSVRARCVGGVFHPNQIFRRPV
- a CDS encoding Gfo/Idh/MocA family oxidoreductase; the protein is MKNFALVGAAGYIAPRHMKAIYATGNRLVSATDPSDAVGILDSSSYDISFFTEFERFDRHAEKLRRLGDDEKIHYVSICSPNYLHDAHIRFALRIGADAICEKPLVLNPWNLDALAELEREYEKRIFTVLQLRYHPAIQALREQVSKDSRKEKHTIDLSYVTSRGKWYLRSWKGDIHKSGGVATNIGVHFFDMLIWIFGQVHYKELHFADEKKMAGYLELEKANVRWFLSVDNDDVPPSAKAAGNNTFRSITVDGEEVEFSGGFTDLHTVVYEHILAGHGYGIEDARPSINLVYELRNATPLNSSADRRHPLLKS
- a CDS encoding N-acetyltransferase is translated as MDYFVHESSYVDPGAIIGKGTKIWHFSHVLAGAVIGEHCSFGQNVCIAGGVVIGSNVKVQNNVSIYEGTTIEDDVFLGPSCVLTNVTNPRSQVVRRSLYEKTLIRRGASIGANATIVCGITVGYYAFVAAGAVVARDVPDYALMVGSPARQDGWMSRHGHRLKNPDAQGIMVCPESGLRYREVSQGLVSLDLNEDMPLPESLSVGSITYDELKKKT
- a CDS encoding fibronectin type III domain-containing protein, whose protein sequence is MKNNDQSTIRKQRLMLGMSHNFFKQNDSIQQLHTSLFSLLIIAAMVFLFSLTAGAASISLSWLPNSEADLAGYNLYYDTNSSGDYQNVINVGNQPQYTFVGLETGVTYRIALTAYDVYHNESDFSEEIQILIPQPDFKMEIGEVSLNHEWVRVDFQQPFVDPVVVANPLSCIGGDPTTARIRNVDGNGFEIRVQEWDYLNELHNKVESVSYLVMERGSYILDDGTRLEANSFATDDTGTFGTVSFDQPFQQVPVITTSIITENGSSAVTGRLQAISTESFQYCMQEQENSGQEHAVETIAYLAWEPSQGSIDGIAFDIARTEEGIASEAQTVYFDQSFINTPVVLASLQSTNDTDPANIHWLDKDTDHIDLIIIEEQSYDREVDHALETVGYLAFSAINEDADSDNDGITDLAELTLYGTDPLLADSDGDGLTDDQELQLWGDEWNLDLDSDGLPNILDPDSDNDGIPDGIEASQGTDPGDPASKPATPQFQIETGEVSINHEWTRIEFSKTFTNPVIIANPLSYNGKEPAVVRIRNLDNTGCDIRVQEWEYLNGNHKFEQVSYVVMEQGCYILDDGTRFEAGTFTTNNTDVFGTMTFGQLFQQTPVLATSIVTENETDAVTGRTQEVNEAGFQYCMQEQERNYQVHAAETVAYIAWEPSQGVIDGLAFEVTRTTAGITDEQQTALFSQHFNNVPVVLADMQTCNGGNTANIRYVSKNTEGIKLLVAEEQSIDSELRHNAEQVGLIILGQ